A window of the Clupea harengus chromosome 8, Ch_v2.0.2, whole genome shotgun sequence genome harbors these coding sequences:
- the exosc8 gene encoding exosome complex component RRP43, which yields MVKRYAATCTHVGNQNIMAEGFKTADPLEYHKSFLKENCRPDGRELDEFRTTTLNIGPISTAEGSALVKIGNTTVMCGIKAELAVPPSDTPDKGYIVPNVDMPPLCASKVRSGPPEEQAQAASQFIADIIETSEIIRKEDLCIEKEKLCWVLYCDIMCLDYDGNLLDTCIVALLAALKNTQLPKVTINKETDLPEVDLLKKCSISVNRHPVGSSFAVFDNTITIVDPTADEESLATAVMTLVIDEEGRLCSLHKPGGTALSGEKLQDCMGRAVTRHREISKLVDKILESIKK from the exons ATGGTTAAACGCTATGCCGCTACGTGCACTCACGTGGGAAATCAAAACATCATGGCGGAAGGATTCAA GACAGCGGACCCACTGGAATATCACAAGAGTTTCTTG AAAGAAAACTGTCGTCCTGATGGACGGGAACTTGATGAATTCAGGACCACAACGTTAAATATAG GTCCTATATCGACAGCCGAAGGTTCAGCCTTGGTTAAGATTGGAAACACAACTGTGATGTGTGGCATAAAAGCG gAATTGGCCGTTCCTCCATCGGATACACCGGATAAGGGCTACATAG TGCCTAATGTGGACATGCCCCCACTTTGCGCGTCAAAGGTCCGATCTGGTCCACCTGAAGAACAAGCACAGGCGGCCAGCCAGTTCATTGCTGATATTATAGAAAC TTCAGAGATTATTCGAAAAGAAGACTTGTGCATTGAAAAGGAAAAG CTTTGCTGGGTCCTGTACTGTGATATAATGTGTCTGGATTATGATGGCAACTTACTGGATACCTGCATTGTAGCACTGCTTGCTGCCCTTAAGAACA cACAACTCCCAAAGGTCACAATAAACAAAGAAACTGACCTACCAGAAGTGGATCTCTTAAAGAAATGCTCTATTAGTGTGAACAGACACCCTGTTGGATCTTCGTTTGCTGTATTTGACAA CACGATCACCATAGTGGATCCCACGGCAGATGAAGAGAGCTTGGCTACTGCGGTAATGACTTTAGTCATCGACGAGGAGGGCCGCCTGTGCTCTCTACACAAACCAG GAGGCACTGCACTCTCTGGGGAGAAACTTCAAGACTGCATGGGTCGAGCAGTCACGCGGCACCGAGAGATCAGCAAACTGGTTGACAAAATCTTAGAAAGTATTAAGAAATGA